Proteins found in one Pyrus communis chromosome 15, drPyrComm1.1, whole genome shotgun sequence genomic segment:
- the LOC137718580 gene encoding cytochrome c oxidase subunit 5b-1, mitochondrial-like, with the protein MWRRVVSTSPAQLQNLAASASRRFSSLNHTRRFVISSASSPSSTPLPKSAPPAAPHIASASTSPLKKNPQEANPTATGHELEELAAELEGRDVLEINYPVGPFGTKEAPAIVKSVYDKRIVGCPGIEGGDDEHDVVWFWLEKGKPYECPVCTQVFKLQVVGKGGPPDGHH; encoded by the exons ATGTGGAGGCGCGTGGTATCTACTTCCCCGGCTCAGCTCCAAAACCTCGCCGCCTCAGCCTCACGCAGATTCTCGTCTCTCAATCACACCCGTAGGTTCGTAATCTCCTCAGCGTCTTCCCCTTCGTCCACGCCGTTGCCCAAATCCGCTCCTCCCGCCGCTCCCCACATTGCCTCCGCTTCCACCTCCC CTCTGAAGAAAAACCCTCAGGAAGCTAATCCGACCGCTACCGGTCACGAGCTTGAGGAGCTTGCTGCCGAGCTTGAG GGAAGGGACGTTCTTGAAATCAATTATCCTGTTGGTCCTTTCGGTACCAAG GAAGCACCTGCGATCGTCAAGTCTGTCTATGACAAAAGAATAGTTGGATGCCCTGGTATTGAGGGAGGAG ATGATGAGCATGATGTCGTGTGGTTTTGGCTGGAGAAAGGAAAGCCATACGAATGCCCTGTCTGTACCCAAGTTTTTAAG CTGCAAGTGGTTGGCAAAGGAGGTCCTCCAGATGGTCACCATTGA